A single Candoia aspera isolate rCanAsp1 chromosome 9, rCanAsp1.hap2, whole genome shotgun sequence DNA region contains:
- the TIRAP gene encoding toll/interleukin-1 receptor domain-containing adapter protein isoform X2 produces the protein MAGWFKALLQKPRKSPDPSSHVDGAPAYLPSSPSPPLQRSSGSLPRSLTNSPKLVTSTSWIASRPDSARWSKLYDVCICHSEGDLEFVEQLVAYLESQPEHFRCFLQLRDSAPGSAVVTELCNAVQNSHCWVLLITPNFLKDPWCCYQMHHALTEAPMANGRTIPVLKDIDRRDYPRELRCIYYISVVLQENGFRQIKETVMRCKL, from the exons ATGGCAG GCTGGTTCAAGGCGTTGCTGCAGAAACCCAGGAAGAGCCCAGACCCCTCAAGTCACGTGGACGGTGCCCCTGCGTATTTGCCTTCATCCCCGTCCCCTCCCTTGCAGAGAAGTTCTGGTTCTCTTCCTCGCAGCTTGACCAACAGCCCCAAACTGGTGACCTCCACCTCCTGGATTGCAAGCAGACCTGACAGCGCCCGGTGGAGCAAGTTATATGACGTGTGCATCTGCCACAGCGAGGGCGACCTTGAGTTTGTGGAGCAGCTGGTGGCCTACTTGGAGAGCCAGCCGGAACATTTCCGTTGCTTCCTTCAGCTGCGGGACTCTGCTCCGGGCAGTGCTGTGGTGACAGAGCTGTGCAACGCTGTCCAGAACAGCCACTGCTGGGTGCTGTTGATCACACCCAACTTCCTCAAGGATCCCTGGTGCTGCTACCAGATGCACCACGCCTTGACCGAGGCGCCCATGGCCAATGGGCGCACCATCCCTGTGCTGAAGGATATAGACCGCAGGGACTATCCTAGGGAACTCCGATGCATTTACTACATCAGCGTGGTGCTCCAGGAGAACGGCTTCCGACAAATCAAAGAGACTGTGATGCGTTGTAAGTTATGA
- the TIRAP gene encoding toll/interleukin-1 receptor domain-containing adapter protein isoform X1 → MAGWFKALLQKPRKSPDPSSHVDGAPAYLPSSPSPPLQRSSGSLPRSLTNSPKLVTSTSWIASRPDSARWSKLYDVCICHSEGDLEFVEQLVAYLESQPEHFRCFLQLRDSAPGSAVVTELCNAVQNSHCWVLLITPNFLKDPWCCYQMHHALTEAPMANGRTIPVLKDIDRRDYPRELRCIYYISVVLQENGFRQIKETVMRYLQDLCQNPRSRD, encoded by the exons ATGGCAG GCTGGTTCAAGGCGTTGCTGCAGAAACCCAGGAAGAGCCCAGACCCCTCAAGTCACGTGGACGGTGCCCCTGCGTATTTGCCTTCATCCCCGTCCCCTCCCTTGCAGAGAAGTTCTGGTTCTCTTCCTCGCAGCTTGACCAACAGCCCCAAACTGGTGACCTCCACCTCCTGGATTGCAAGCAGACCTGACAGCGCCCGGTGGAGCAAGTTATATGACGTGTGCATCTGCCACAGCGAGGGCGACCTTGAGTTTGTGGAGCAGCTGGTGGCCTACTTGGAGAGCCAGCCGGAACATTTCCGTTGCTTCCTTCAGCTGCGGGACTCTGCTCCGGGCAGTGCTGTGGTGACAGAGCTGTGCAACGCTGTCCAGAACAGCCACTGCTGGGTGCTGTTGATCACACCCAACTTCCTCAAGGATCCCTGGTGCTGCTACCAGATGCACCACGCCTTGACCGAGGCGCCCATGGCCAATGGGCGCACCATCCCTGTGCTGAAGGATATAGACCGCAGGGACTATCCTAGGGAACTCCGATGCATTTACTACATCAGCGTGGTGCTCCAGGAGAACGGCTTCCGACAAATCAAAGAGACTGTGATGCGTT ATCTCCAGGACCTCTGTCAAAACCCAAGAAGCAGAGACTAA